The DNA segment GTGAAGAGTTGGAGCATATTTCAGCTAGCCCAGATGGCGCTGACGACTTATTCGACTTTGACCGTAAAGTCAGCAAAATGTACAAACAGCATTTATCACAGCTTGAAGAGCGATTGGATGCTCAGTTGTGGGGTGATGTTGCCGACACTGTGCGTAAGCTAAAATTTATCGCAAAGCTCAAATTAGAAATTGAACGAGTAGAAGATCACCTACTCGACTAGTTACAAAGGACCTCCAATGGCATTACTTCAAATAGCAGAGCCAGGCCAGAGCTCGGCGCCGCATGAACATAAGTTAGCGGCAGGTATTGATCTCGGTACCACAAACTCATTGGTAGCTTCTGTCCGCAGCGGTAGCGCGATAACCCTAAAGGACTCTGAAGGCAGAAGTATTCTTCCTTCTATCGTTAATTATTCTGGTGAAACACCAGATATCGGTTACTTGGCAAAAAGCCAAGCAGAGACCGACCCGTCAAACACCATCATTTCGGTTAAGCGCCTGATTGGTCGCTCGTTGGCAGATATCAATCAGCGTTACCCTTCTTTGCCTTACCAGTTTAAAGCCAGTGACAATGGCTTGCCAGTACTGATGACGGCAGCGGGTGATAAGAACCCAATTGAAGTATCTGCAGATATTCTAAAGGCCCTTGGTCAACGGGCAGAAGAAACCCTAGGTGGTGAATTAGCTGGCGTCGTGATTACGGTACCTGCTTATTTTGATGATGCTCAGAGAGCAGGCACGAAAGACGCTGCGAAACTTGCTGGTCTGCATGTGCTGCGCCTTTTGAATGAGCCAACGGCGGCAGCGATTGCTTATGGCCTCGATTCTGGTCAAGAGGGCACGATTGCTGTTTATGACCTTGGTGGCGGTACTTTCGATATCTCAATTTTGCGCCTATCAAAGGGGGTGTTTGAGGTGTTGGCTACCGGTGGTGATTCTGCATTAGGTGGTGACGATTTTGACCATTTGCTAGCCGAGTACCTTATTGAACAGTCTGGCATTGCGACACCGCTGACTCCTGAACAAAACCGCGTTGTCCTAAACGTTGCGACTACAACAAAGATTGCATTTTCACAGCAAGAGGTTGTAGATGTCGAGCTACTAGGCTGGCATGGGCAAGTTTCCAGAGAGGAGTTTGAGTCTCTAATTCGCCCTCTCGTTAAGAAAACACTGATGTCATGTCGTCGTGCGTTGAAAGATGCTGATGTAGAGGTCGATGACGTACTAGAAGTTGTCATGGTCGGCGGCTCTACCCGCACAGGTCTCGTGCGTGAAATGGTGGGTGACTTCTTTGAAAAAACACCTCTTACGAGTATCAACCCAGATGAAGTGGTTGCGATTGGGGCTGGTATTCAAGCCGATATTCTGGCGGGTAACAAACCTGATTCAGAGATGTTACTTTTGGACGTTATCCCGCTCTCTCTGGGCATTGAAACCATGGGTGGGTTGGTTGAAAAAATCGTGCCGCGTAATACGACCATCCCTGTGGCGAGAGCTCAGGAGTTCACAACCTTTAAAGATGGCCAAACTGCGATGTCTGTGCATGTTGTGCAGGGTGAGAGAGAGATGGTCGATGACTGTCGTTCTCTGGCACGTTTCTCATTGAAAGGTATTCCTCCAATGGCTGCGGGTGCAGCACATATTCGTGTGACTTACCAAATCGACGCCGATGGGCTTTTGTCTGTAACCGCAATGGAGAAGAGCACCGGCGTTCAATCTGAAATTCAGGTTAAGCCATCCTATGGACTCAGTGACAACGAAGTAGCAAACATGCTGCGAGACTCGATGACGCATGCAAAACAAGATATGGATGCTCGCGCCCTTGCAGAGCAACGTGTCGAAGCTGACCGTGTTATCGAGGGTTTGGTTGCTGCGCTGCAGGCTGATGGTGACGAGCTATTGTCTGAACAAGAGCAACAAAGCCTCCTAAAAGTGATTGAACAACTAATTGACCTGCGCAACGGCGACAATACAGATGCGATTGAGCAGGGAATTAAAGATACAGACAAAGCGAGCCAAGAATTCGCTTCGCGTCGAATGGACAAGTCGATTCGAGCTGCCCTTTCCGGTCAGTCAGTTGACGATATTTAAGAGACAAACATTATGCCTAAGATTATTGTTTTACCACACGAAGATCTGTGCCCTGAAGGCGCTGTTTTAGAAGCGAGTACAGGTGAGACGGTTCTGGATGTTGCACTAAAAAATGGTATCGGTATCGAACACGCCTGTGAAAAGTCTTGCGCCTGTACAACGTGTCACGTCATTGTTCGTGAAGGTTTCGACTCCCTAGAAGAGAGTGAAGAGCTTGAAGATGACATGTTAGACAAAGCTTGGGGGCTGGAGCCAGAATCTCGTCTGGGTTGCCAAGCGAAAATAGCGGATGAAGACTTAGTGGTAGAGATCCCTAAATACACGCTTAACCATGCATCAGAAGATCATTAATTAAAGCGAACAGTTCACCAGTGAATCAATGAGTGAAGGAAGATGATATGAAATGGACAGATTCTCGCGATATTGCAATAGAGCTTTGCGATCAGTTTCCAGATACGGACCCCAAAACAGTCAGGTTTACCGATCTGCGCCAGTGGATTATGGAACTTGAGGAGTTTGAGGATGATCCGAATCACTGCAATGAAAAAATCCTCGAAGCGGTCATTCTGTGCTGGATGGACGAATACGATTAGAAATAGAGCGTTAAACCGCAAAAGCGAGCCTTAGGGCTCGCTTTTTTTATCTAATTGACACTTAAGCCGTACATAATGCTAACATCCCAAGACAAAACAAAGATAGCAGCTCTCTGAGGCTGCAAGACAAGGAGAGACTATGTCTAACCAGATGTTAGTGCATTTAAGCCAATCGCCAGCTGCGGAGCAGTGGGGCGATAAAGCGATCATTTCATTCAATGAAAATGGAACCATCATCCATCAGGATCAAAATCACGATCTCGGCGTTATTCAACGTGCCGCACGCAAGCTCGACAGCCAAGGCATCCGCTCAGTATCACTGCAAGGTGAAGGTTGGGACTTAGAGTCAGTTTGGGCATTTCATCAAGGTTACTCTAACCCTAAGAAAACCAACGCACTTGAATGGCAACCGCTGGGCGATGATGAACAACATGAATTGGAAGCTCGAATCAATGCTGCGGCGTTTGTTCGCGACATCATCAATAAGCCTGCTGAGGAAGTCGCACCGCGCCAATTAGCAACGATGGCGGCAGAGTACATCAAGTCGGTTGCACCGAAAGGTACGGTGACTGCCAAGATTGTTAAAGATAAAGACCTATTGGTTGAAGGTTGGCAGGGTATTTACGCGGTAGGTCGTGGCTCTGAGCGCACTTCTGCGATGCTGCAGCTCGATTTCAACCCAACAGGTGACGAGAATGCGCCTGTATTTGCGTGTCTTGTAGGTAAAGGTATTACCTTTGATTCAGGTGGTTACAGCATTAAGCCATCTAACTTTATGACGGCGATGAAGGCCGACATGGGTGGGGCAGGTACGATTACAGGCGGCCTTGGTCTTGCGATTCAGCGCGGGTTAAACAAGCGCGTGAAGCTGATACTATGTTGTGCAGAGAATATGATTTCTGGTCGAGCGCTTAAGCTAGGTGACATCATTACCTATAAAAACGGTAAAACAGTCGAGATCATGAATACGGATGCGGAAGGGCGTCTAGTACTGGCTGATGGCCTTCTTTATGCTAGCGAGCAAAACCCAGAGCTTATCATCGACTGCGCGACACTCACTGGCGCCGCTAAGAATGCATTGGGGAATGACTATCACGCATTAATGAGCTTTGATGATGAGCTTTCACATCAAGCGCTAACCGCTGCGCGTGAAGAGAAAGAGGGGCTTTGGCCACTGCCATTAGCAGATTTCCATCGTGGTATGCTGCCTTCTAATTTTGCTGACCTATCCAATATCAGCAGCGGCGATTACGTACCGGGAGCGAGTACAGCAGCGGCATTCTTGTCGTATTTTGTCGAAGATTACAAAAATGGTTGGTTGCATTTTGATTGCGCAGCAACTTACCGTAAGTCAGCAACAGATAAATGGTCTGCCGGCGCGACGGGTGTAGGTGTACGCACGCTTGCACGCGTATTGACTGACGCAGCAAAATAACAGAGAAAGAGAACAATTAAAGGGAAAATATATGGCTTTAGAGAGAACATTTTCTATCGTTAAACCTGATGCAGTAAGGCGTGATTTGATTGGTGAAATCTACAACCGTATTGAAAAAGCGGGCTTAAGAATCGTTGCGGCAAAGATGCTACACCTTAATGAAGAACAAGCCAGTGGCTTCTATGCAGAGCATGAAGGCAAGCCATTCTTCGATGACCTGAAAGCCTTTATGACCTCTGGGCCAATTATGGTGCAAGTGCTTGAAGGTGAAAATGCGATCTGCCGTTATCGTGAACTGATGGGTAAGACTAACCCAGAAGAAGCAGCCTGTGGCACCATTCGTTCTGACTATGCGTTGAGTATGCGTCATAACTCGGTACATGGTTCTGATAGCCCAGAGTCCGCTGCGCGAGAAATAGAGTTCTTTTTCCCAAGTGCCGAAATCCACCCTCGCACTTAATGGAATCTCGTTATCAGCCCCAAGCCTCGGCTTGGGGTTGTTTTTATCTTCATCTCTTCAATCACTACCAATCAATAGCTTAGGTATCTCACATTGCACAACACTTGTTGTGGTCGCGTAAAGGCTGTACAATTCGCGCCCTTATTTCGTGTTCTGTCATTTGAGAGGCCATATGACCACAGAAAAAATCAATCTACTCGATTTTGATCGCAAGGCAATGCGAGCATTCTTCGCGGATGAACTAGGCGAGAAAGCATTTCGTGCTGACCAAGTGATGAAGTGGATCTACCATTTTGGTATCGATGATTTCGATAAAATGACGAACATCAACAAGAAACTGCGTGAGAAGCTGCATCAAAAGTGTGAGGTAGTTGCACCGGTTGTTTCTGATGCTCAGCACTCATCGGATGGCACGATTAAGTGGGCGATGCGTGTTGGCGGGCAAGATGTTGAAACGGTTTATATCCCGGAAGACGACAGAGCGACACTTTGTGTCTCTTCTCAGGTAGGTTGTGCGCTGGAATGTAAGTTCTGTTCAACAGCGCAGCAAGGATTCAACCGTAACTTGAAAGTCTCTGAAATTATCGGTCAGGTGTGGCGTGCTGCACGTGAAGTCGGTTTAGAGAAGGAAACGGGTCGTCGCCCGATTACCAATGTGGTCATGATGGGCATGGGTGAACCATTGCTTAACATGAAGAATTTGATTCCATCTCTGGAAATCATGTTAGATGATCTTGGCTTTGGTTTGTCTAAGCGCCGCGTCACGGTCTCAACCTCGGGGGTGGTATCAGGCCTTGATCAAATGGCGGGACAAATTGATGTGGCATTGGCTATCTCATTACACGCGCCAAATGATGAGCTACGCAGTTCTATCATGCCGATTAATGATCGCTGGGACATTCAAGACTTCCTGGCTTCTGTGCGTCGCTACATCGCAACTTCAAACGCTAACCGCGGCAAAGTAACCATTGAGTACGTGTTGCTTGACCATGTCAACGATGACATGGACCACGCACGAGAGCTAGCGGAGCTGTTAAAAGATACGCCGTGTAAAATTAACTTGATTCCGTTTAACCCATACCCGGGCTCTCCATACAAGAAACCGAGTAATTCGCGAATTGACCGTTTCCAAAAGACACTTATGCAGTACGATCACACAGTGACAGTGCGTAAAACTCGCGGTGACGATATTGATGCGGCCTGTGGTCAGCTCGTGGGTGACGTGATTGACCGAACTAAGCGCACTCAAGTGAATCGTGTAGCAAAAGGCGAGACGATAGACGTAAAAAGTGTCTAATTGTTAACCTATATATCTGAAAAACCAGGTCAAAAGACCTGGTTTTTCACGTTTTTATGGCTAGAAAATGTCAGTTTTCTGAAAAAATATTGATGAGTAGTCAATTTCTGCCGCTTGCTCATGTTGTTTCATGACTAATATCTATTAGAATGAATTAGATAAACATAGTTTTTTCAACCGCTGTCTCGTCTAATGGCTATTTTGTAACTTAACGCGGTTATTATAACTCAAGCACATTCTCTATTCGGTTCACGAAAAATAAGAACGATAACTCCACCGAGTAGACTAACTTAAATAAGATTCTCGATGACAAATGAAGAAACGAGTGCAGTAGACACTCCACAGATACAAGCAGGTACATTGCTTCAAGCAAAACGACAAGAGCTTGGCTGGTCACAACAGCAAGTAGCGGAGCGTCTTTGCCTCAAGGTATCAGTGATAAAAAACATAGAGAATAACGATTTCTCTCAACAACAAGTGGCAACGTTTACTCGTGGATATATTCGTAACTATGCCAAATTGATGGGTATTCCTGAAAGTGAAATTTTAGGCGCGCTCGATGGGCATGACTCTACTCAATACAAAGAGCAAGAGATGCACAGCTTTTCCAAGAAAACCAACAAAGAGAAGCATGATAGCCGCATCATGTTGATCACTTGGGGTATTCTTATCGCTATTGTTGGGATCTCTGTACTCTGGTGGTTCAATGAGCGTGATAATAGTGAACTAGAAATGGTTCAAGAGACAACGCCAACTTCAGAGGTGGTAGAGATTGCTGAAACACTGCCGACTATTGAGGAAGTGGTGACTATCGATAGCCAAGAAGCCGTGGTAGAAGCAACATCGAATAACGAAACAGCGGCGCTGGATGCAGGTGTTGAAGAGTCAACGGCGTTAGACAACGAAACGGTATCAGAAACACCTGCCGTTGTTGATGAGTTACTTGACGAAGCCGTTAATGCTTCTGAAGACGATACTCAAGAAGTGGTTATTTCAGAGCCACAAGCTTTACCACGCCTGCGTATTACTCTTGATGGCGACTGTTGGTTGCAGGTAAAAGATGCGACAGGTAAGACTCTAGCTATTGGTACTAAAACGGCTGGTGAGGTCCTCGATTTCGATCAAGAAGGCAGTTACAGTCTCATTTTAGGAGCGCCTCAGAATGTTTCTATCACTTTTGCGAGTGAACCAGTCGACCTTTCTGGGTATACTGCAGGTAAAGTAGCTAGAATCACCTTACCATAGTAAACATTATGCAATACGAATCTCCGATCAAACGTCGCCCATCTACGCGTATTTATGTGGGCGATGTGCCTATTGGTGATGGTGCGCCAATCGCCGTTCAATCAATGACCAACACACGTACAACGGATGTTGATGCCACTGTGGCTCAAATCCGTGCGCTCGAGAATGTCGGAGCAGACATTGTGCGTGTTTCTGTTCCTACCATGGATGCTGCGGAAGCGTTCAAGCTGATCAATCAGCAAGTCAATGTGCCTCTGGTGGCAGATATTCACTTCGATTACCGTATCGCCCTCAAAGTGGCGGAGTATGGCGTTGACTGTTTGCGTATCAACCCAGGAAACATCGGTAAAGAAGATCGTATCCGCTCGGTGGTTGATTGTGCTCGTGATAAGAATATCCCAATCCGTATTGGTGTTAACGGTGGCTCTTTAGAGAAAGATATCCAAATGAAATACGGCGAGCCGACACCAGAAGCTTTGGTTGAATCGGCGATGCGTCACGTGGATATTCTTGATAGATTGAACTTCGATCAGTTCAAGGTCAGTGTTAAGGCTTCAGACGTATTCCTTGCTGTCGATTCATACCGTTTACTGGCACAGAAGATTGATCAGCCTCTTCACCTTGGTATTACTGAAGCAGGTGGCGCACGAGCGGGAGCGGTTAAGTCTTCTGTTGGTTTAGGTATGCTGCTGGCTGAGGGTATTGGTGATACACTACGTATCTCTTTGGCGGCCGATCCTGTTGAAGAGATCAAAGTCGGTTTCGACATTTTAAAATCGCTACGTATCCGCTCACGCGGTATTAACTTCATCGCTTGCCCTAGTTGCTCACGTCAAGAGTTTGATGTCATCGGTACGGTCAATGCGTTGGAGCAGCGTTTGGAAGATATTATTACCCCAATGGATGTCTCTATCATCGGTTGTGTGGTGAATGGTCCTGGTGAAGCTGAGGTTTCACACTTGGGCCTTGCTGGAAGCAATAAGAAAAGCGCCTTCTATGAAGATGGTAAGCGCCAAAAAGAACGCTTTGACAATGATGACTTAGTGAATCAACTTGAAGCGAAGATCCGTGCGAAAGCGGCAACACTCGATAGCGACAATCGCATCGACGTAAAACACATCGAATCAAATTAATCTCAACGACATTACGGTAAGTATTGTGGCAAAAACAATTCAAGCAATCCGAGGCATGAACGACTGCCTCCCAACGCAATCTCCACTATGGCAAAAAGTGGAAGGTACAGTTAAAAACGTAATCAGTGCATACGGCTACAATGAAGTTCGTATGCCAATCGTTGAGATGACACATCTATTCAGTCGTGCTATCGGTGAAGTTACCGACGTGGTTGAAAAAGAGATGTATACCTTTGAAGACCGCAACGGTGACAGCCTGACTCTTCGTCCAGAGGGTACGGCAGGTTGTGTGCGTTCGGGGATCGAGAATGGTCTTCTGTACAATCAAGAGCAACGTCTATGGTACATGGGGCCAATGTTCCGTCATGAGCGCCCACAAAAAGGTCGCTACCGTCAATTCCACCAATGTGGTGTGGAGGTGTTTGGCCTAAACGGCCCTGATGTTGACGCTGAACTGATTATGATGACTGCACGCTTGTGGCGTGAGCTAGGTATTGAGAAACATGTTCGCCTAGAGCTGAACTCTATTGGCTCAACAGAAGACCGTGCTAACTATCGTACTGCATTGATTGCTTTCCTAGAGCAACATGAAGACGTTCTTGATGACGACTGCAAACGTCGTATGCATACAAATCCACTGCGTGTTCTTGATACAAAGAATCCAGAAGTACAGGCGATTTTAGGAGACGCTCCACGTCTGTCTGACTACTTGAGTGAAGAGTCGACACAACATTTTGCAGGTCTGTGTGAACTTCTTGACGCGGCAGGCATCGAATATACGGTGAATGAACGCTTAGTTCGTGGTTTAGATTACTACAACCGAACGGTATTTGAGTGGATCACCGAAAGCCTGGGTGCACAAGGCACCGTTTGTGGTGGTGGCCGCTACGATGGCTTGGTTGAGCAGCTAGGCGGTAAACCAACACCAGCCGTTGGTTTTGCTATGGGTCTTGAGCGACTCGTACTCATGATGGAAACGCTTGAGCTGACGAATGTACGTCGCAGCGTTGACGTTTATATGGTGACTGCGGGTGAAGGCACTATGATGGCAGGCATGAAGCTGGCAGAGCTGCTTCGTGAACAGGTGCCGGGTCTTCGCGTAATGAACCATTTTGGTGGTGGTAACTTCAAGAAGCAGTTTAAGCGTGCCGACAAAGTGGGTGCAGTCGTCGCTCTTGTATTAGGCGAGAACGAAGTTGCTGACGGTACTGTCGTACTGAAAGATCTTGTTGGTGGCGAGCAGTCCACAATTACACAACAAGAAGCTGTAGAAAAGCTGGCACAACTGGTTTAATGACCAACAATGATTTAAGAGGGCAGTGAGTACACTGCCTTCTCGCGTAGATTTAAAGAGGATAAGAAGTTGGAACTCTACGATAGCGAAGAACAACAAGTAGAAGCCATTAAGGATTGGTGGAAGGAAAACGGTAAGGCAGTCATTCTTGGCACTGTTGTTGGTATCGGTGGTTTATTGGGCTGGCGTTTCTACCAAGACACAGTCGTTGAAGCGCAAGAAGCGGCTTCTGATGCTTATACCACGGCCGTGACACAATTAGCGGCGCAAGGTGCAGATGCACAAGATACGGTGCAGAGCTTTATTAGTGCGAACAGCGATTCAGAATATGCAACGCTAGCGGCATTGCAACTGGCCAAAGTGCAAGTTGAAAGTGGTGAGCTAGATGCGGCACTTGAACAGCTTAACTGGGCTAAATCAAACTCAAAAGATACCGCACTAACAGCTGTCGCGACATACCGTGTTGCTCGTATCTTGGTTGAGCAAGGCAACGATGAGCAAGCGTTAACTGAGCTAGATGCGTTGACTCACAAAGACTGGGCAGGTCGCGTTGCTGAACTGCGCGGTGATATCTTGCTTCGCTCTGGTGATCAAGACGCTGCATATCAAGCTTACTCTCAAGCACAGCAATCAGCAGACAACAGCCAAACGCTTCAAATGAAGCTAGATGATCTCGCGAAATAAGGACACTCTTTGATGAAGAAACTGCTTCGCAAAGTACTGATGCCTGCGTTTGCTATCGGTATTTTGGCAGGATGTGCGGGAGAAGAAGATACCATTATCATGGCACCAGTGCCTGAGGTATCGAATGAGTTTTCTCCTCAGCAACAGTGGACAAGTTCGATTGGCAGTGGCGTAGAGCAATACTTCTCAAAACTGACGCCTGAGTATGCTTACGGAAAAGTGTTTGCGGCCAACCGTAAAGGTCTTGTTCGCGCTATGGATCCTGAAAATGGTCGACAAATCTGGCAGACCGACTTAGAAAGTGACACGTCAGCTTTATTGTCTGGTGGTATCTTAGCGGCGTATTCGAAGCTTTTCATTGGTAGCGAAAACGGTGAAGTTATCGCCCTTGATGAAGAGACAGGTGAAGAGCTTTGGCGCACAGGGGTTGAGGGCGAAGTGCTTGCTGCTCCTATTGCAGAAAGTAACCTCATCATCGTTCACACCGCCCGTGGTATGTTAATCGCACTTGCACAGGACTCTGGTGAGCAGCGCTGGGCAATCAGTATGGATGTGCCGAATCTGACCCTGCGTGGCGATAGTCGACCTGCCTCAGTCTCAGGAGGTGTGTTCTGGGGTACCGCAAACGGCCGTCTAGCGGCTGCGATTGTTGAAAATGGTCAACTTATTTGGCAGCAACCTATCGGTATGCCGCAAGGGGCGACTGAGATTGATCGCCTAGTTGACGTTGATGCGTCGCCGATTATTTTAGGCAGTACCCTATATATTGTTGGCTTTAACGGTAATCTAGTGAGTGTCGATTTGCGCTCAGGTCAGCCAATATGGAAACGTCCATACTCGTCGGCAAACGATATTGCGACAGATAATCGCACTATCTTCCTAGCAACAGACAAAGATCACCTCGTTGCCGTTGATGCGCGCAGTGGCACGGAGTTATGGGTTAACGATCAGCTTGAACACCGCTTACTGACTGCGCCAACGATTATCGAAAGATATCTCGTGGTTGGTGATACTGAAGGCTACTTATACTGGATCGATCGTGAAACTGGCGATTTTGTTTCTAAGCAATTGGTGCATGATAGTGGTTTTGCTGTAGGCCCGGTTGCACTTGACGATGGCTATGTCATCGTGACGCGCAATGGCGATATAAAGAAACTGACGATCAACAAATAAATTGTGATATTATTCACATTCGGCTCCTGGCTGTTCTGCAGTTAGGAGCCGTTTTATTGAAAGCGAGTAAATAAGGGACGAAAATTACTCCATCTTTTAGTGTTTGTGGTTATAGGTAACGCGCTGACTTATCGAAGAGCAAGTGGTTACCTATAACTACAGAGAGAACATAGTGTAGAGGTTATTATGGTACCTGTTGTTGCCTTAGTAGGGCGTCCGAACGTTGGTAAATCAACGTTATTTAACCGATTGACTCGTACTCGCGACGCATTGGTTGCGGATTTCCCAGGGTTAACTCGTGACCGTAAGTACGGCCAGGCTAAGCTTGGTGAACACGAATTTATCGTGATTGATACTGGCGGTATCGATGGTACGGAAGAAGGTGTAGAAACCAAAATGGCAGAGCAGTCGCTAGCGGCGATTGATGAAGCCGATGTTGTACTGTTCATGGTCGATGGCCGTGCAGGTCTAACACCATCTGATGTCGCAATTTCTAATCACCTGCGTAAAATTGAAAAGCCATCTATGCTGGTGGTGAACAAAGTTGATGGAATCGACTCGGATGCAGCAAGTGCCGATTTCTGGCAGCTTGGCGTAGAAAACATGTATCAGATTGCGGCTGCACATGGCCGTGGTGTGAGTGCATTGATCGACCGTGCTCTTAATCCATTTGCTGAACAGCTTCTTGAAGAGCAAGGTCAGATCGAGGATCTTACCGAGTTTGAAGATGTTGAAGAAGAGAAGCTAGATTACACCGAAGAAGAAGCGGAAGAAGAGTACAAGCGCCTTCAAGAGAAACCGATCAAATTGGCGATCATTGGTCGTCCAAAT comes from the Vibrio astriarenae genome and includes:
- the ndk gene encoding nucleoside-diphosphate kinase, which produces MALERTFSIVKPDAVRRDLIGEIYNRIEKAGLRIVAAKMLHLNEEQASGFYAEHEGKPFFDDLKAFMTSGPIMVQVLEGENAICRYRELMGKTNPEEAACGTIRSDYALSMRHNSVHGSDSPESAAREIEFFFPSAEIHPRT
- a CDS encoding bifunctional tRNA (adenosine(37)-C2)-methyltransferase TrmG/ribosomal RNA large subunit methyltransferase RlmN, which translates into the protein MTTEKINLLDFDRKAMRAFFADELGEKAFRADQVMKWIYHFGIDDFDKMTNINKKLREKLHQKCEVVAPVVSDAQHSSDGTIKWAMRVGGQDVETVYIPEDDRATLCVSSQVGCALECKFCSTAQQGFNRNLKVSEIIGQVWRAAREVGLEKETGRRPITNVVMMGMGEPLLNMKNLIPSLEIMLDDLGFGLSKRRVTVSTSGVVSGLDQMAGQIDVALAISLHAPNDELRSSIMPINDRWDIQDFLASVRRYIATSNANRGKVTIEYVLLDHVNDDMDHARELAELLKDTPCKINLIPFNPYPGSPYKKPSNSRIDRFQKTLMQYDHTVTVRKTRGDDIDAACGQLVGDVIDRTKRTQVNRVAKGETIDVKSV
- a CDS encoding YfgM family protein translates to MELYDSEEQQVEAIKDWWKENGKAVILGTVVGIGGLLGWRFYQDTVVEAQEAASDAYTTAVTQLAAQGADAQDTVQSFISANSDSEYATLAALQLAKVQVESGELDAALEQLNWAKSNSKDTALTAVATYRVARILVEQGNDEQALTELDALTHKDWAGRVAELRGDILLRSGDQDAAYQAYSQAQQSADNSQTLQMKLDDLAK
- the fdx gene encoding ISC system 2Fe-2S type ferredoxin, coding for MPKIIVLPHEDLCPEGAVLEASTGETVLDVALKNGIGIEHACEKSCACTTCHVIVREGFDSLEESEELEDDMLDKAWGLEPESRLGCQAKIADEDLVVEIPKYTLNHASEDH
- the hisS gene encoding histidine--tRNA ligase: MAKTIQAIRGMNDCLPTQSPLWQKVEGTVKNVISAYGYNEVRMPIVEMTHLFSRAIGEVTDVVEKEMYTFEDRNGDSLTLRPEGTAGCVRSGIENGLLYNQEQRLWYMGPMFRHERPQKGRYRQFHQCGVEVFGLNGPDVDAELIMMTARLWRELGIEKHVRLELNSIGSTEDRANYRTALIAFLEQHEDVLDDDCKRRMHTNPLRVLDTKNPEVQAILGDAPRLSDYLSEESTQHFAGLCELLDAAGIEYTVNERLVRGLDYYNRTVFEWITESLGAQGTVCGGGRYDGLVEQLGGKPTPAVGFAMGLERLVLMMETLELTNVRRSVDVYMVTAGEGTMMAGMKLAELLREQVPGLRVMNHFGGGNFKKQFKRADKVGAVVALVLGENEVADGTVVLKDLVGGEQSTITQQEAVEKLAQLV
- a CDS encoding RodZ domain-containing protein → MTNEETSAVDTPQIQAGTLLQAKRQELGWSQQQVAERLCLKVSVIKNIENNDFSQQQVATFTRGYIRNYAKLMGIPESEILGALDGHDSTQYKEQEMHSFSKKTNKEKHDSRIMLITWGILIAIVGISVLWWFNERDNSELEMVQETTPTSEVVEIAETLPTIEEVVTIDSQEAVVEATSNNETAALDAGVEESTALDNETVSETPAVVDELLDEAVNASEDDTQEVVISEPQALPRLRITLDGDCWLQVKDATGKTLAIGTKTAGEVLDFDQEGSYSLILGAPQNVSITFASEPVDLSGYTAGKVARITLP
- the iscX gene encoding Fe-S cluster assembly protein IscX gives rise to the protein MKWTDSRDIAIELCDQFPDTDPKTVRFTDLRQWIMELEEFEDDPNHCNEKILEAVILCWMDEYD
- the pepB gene encoding aminopeptidase PepB; translation: MSNQMLVHLSQSPAAEQWGDKAIISFNENGTIIHQDQNHDLGVIQRAARKLDSQGIRSVSLQGEGWDLESVWAFHQGYSNPKKTNALEWQPLGDDEQHELEARINAAAFVRDIINKPAEEVAPRQLATMAAEYIKSVAPKGTVTAKIVKDKDLLVEGWQGIYAVGRGSERTSAMLQLDFNPTGDENAPVFACLVGKGITFDSGGYSIKPSNFMTAMKADMGGAGTITGGLGLAIQRGLNKRVKLILCCAENMISGRALKLGDIITYKNGKTVEIMNTDAEGRLVLADGLLYASEQNPELIIDCATLTGAAKNALGNDYHALMSFDDELSHQALTAAREEKEGLWPLPLADFHRGMLPSNFADLSNISSGDYVPGASTAAAFLSYFVEDYKNGWLHFDCAATYRKSATDKWSAGATGVGVRTLARVLTDAAK
- the ispG gene encoding flavodoxin-dependent (E)-4-hydroxy-3-methylbut-2-enyl-diphosphate synthase — encoded protein: MQYESPIKRRPSTRIYVGDVPIGDGAPIAVQSMTNTRTTDVDATVAQIRALENVGADIVRVSVPTMDAAEAFKLINQQVNVPLVADIHFDYRIALKVAEYGVDCLRINPGNIGKEDRIRSVVDCARDKNIPIRIGVNGGSLEKDIQMKYGEPTPEALVESAMRHVDILDRLNFDQFKVSVKASDVFLAVDSYRLLAQKIDQPLHLGITEAGGARAGAVKSSVGLGMLLAEGIGDTLRISLAADPVEEIKVGFDILKSLRIRSRGINFIACPSCSRQEFDVIGTVNALEQRLEDIITPMDVSIIGCVVNGPGEAEVSHLGLAGSNKKSAFYEDGKRQKERFDNDDLVNQLEAKIRAKAATLDSDNRIDVKHIESN
- the hscA gene encoding Fe-S protein assembly chaperone HscA, which codes for MALLQIAEPGQSSAPHEHKLAAGIDLGTTNSLVASVRSGSAITLKDSEGRSILPSIVNYSGETPDIGYLAKSQAETDPSNTIISVKRLIGRSLADINQRYPSLPYQFKASDNGLPVLMTAAGDKNPIEVSADILKALGQRAEETLGGELAGVVITVPAYFDDAQRAGTKDAAKLAGLHVLRLLNEPTAAAIAYGLDSGQEGTIAVYDLGGGTFDISILRLSKGVFEVLATGGDSALGGDDFDHLLAEYLIEQSGIATPLTPEQNRVVLNVATTTKIAFSQQEVVDVELLGWHGQVSREEFESLIRPLVKKTLMSCRRALKDADVEVDDVLEVVMVGGSTRTGLVREMVGDFFEKTPLTSINPDEVVAIGAGIQADILAGNKPDSEMLLLDVIPLSLGIETMGGLVEKIVPRNTTIPVARAQEFTTFKDGQTAMSVHVVQGEREMVDDCRSLARFSLKGIPPMAAGAAHIRVTYQIDADGLLSVTAMEKSTGVQSEIQVKPSYGLSDNEVANMLRDSMTHAKQDMDARALAEQRVEADRVIEGLVAALQADGDELLSEQEQQSLLKVIEQLIDLRNGDNTDAIEQGIKDTDKASQEFASRRMDKSIRAALSGQSVDDI